The following proteins come from a genomic window of Nitrososphaerales archaeon:
- a CDS encoding IS701 family transposase — translation MHRLRTGISWYETKISIIRGAIRSYLANPILSLNPIASA, via the coding sequence GATGCACAGGTTGAGGACAGGCATAAGCTGGTACGAGACAAAGATCTCTATAATTCGAGGAGCAATCCGTTCTTATCTTGCCAACCCTATTCTGTCATTGAATCCAATTGCAAGTGCGTAA